One Paramisgurnus dabryanus chromosome 9, PD_genome_1.1, whole genome shotgun sequence DNA segment encodes these proteins:
- the tbrg1 gene encoding transforming growth factor beta regulator 1 isoform X2, giving the protein MDSLNFESEMEADGQGSYSLFPALDNMSSLTGATESLDAETPNEVTDKPNLTWLDAAQIVLEEAGRPMHIKEIKQRIIDRGLVQSNAKSSLEAVMYRETDAERQQALQSFSAQPTFSSSGSGSSLGPLPSPTSHTEPKPKVRKGPRKNQNEKYRLKYIRLRKAARAMIFENAALYDEIAHLEEKFVRAKEERRFLLKSLLQYQSLGEVEPIPTSSCSTHTPVTLSSGTPGGAVLSGSHSQGSGISGSEDSLLKKPKKERKDKGREELIKKICKKRKVTEGGVRKLVQPITLDSSGRPVFPIVLGGLTVYSLGEIITDRSLFHDETAIYPVGFCSTRVFASMKNPDQKCLYTCQIKDGGQGPQFEIVPEDDPQNAIVASSAQTCHANLLKAIVARRGKPMANIVPSGADFFGFSHPTMQNLIQSCPGARKCNNYQWVRFEVCRPGDGQVAHGLSEDDASVNFESFQRLQSCEESLTNQNLTPEQNSTVRTQQPNTSSHLLSSTVLQTNAVTALSNT; this is encoded by the exons ATGGATTCACTAAACTTTGAGTCAGAGATGGAGGCAGATGGGCAGGGCAGTTATTCTCTGTTTCCAGCCCTGGACAATATGAGCAGCCTTACGGGGGCAACCGAGAGTCTGGACGC tgAAACCCCCAATGAGGTTACAGACAAACCAAATCTTACATGGCTCGACGCTGCCCAG ATTGTTCTGGAAGAGGCTGGACGCCCCATGCACATCAAGGAGATCAAACAGCGTATCATTGATCGTGGATTGGTGCAGTCCAA TGCAAAGTCGAGTCTTGAGGCAGTCATGTACCGAGAG ACAGATGCAGAAAGACAGCAGGCACTGCAGTCATTCTCTGCCCAGCCGACCTTCTCAAGTTCGGGGTCTGGCTCGTCCCTTGGTCCCCTACCTTCTCCTACCAGTCACACTGAGCCGAAGCCTAAGGTCAGGAAAGGTCCTCGCAAGAACCAAAATGAGAAATACAGACTGAAATACATCCGTCTGCGCAAAGCTGCCCGTGCCATGATATTC GAAAATGCAGCACTATATGATGAAATTGCTCACCTGGAAGAGAAGTTTGTGCGGGCGAAAGAGGAAAGAAG ATTCTTGCTGAAGTCTTTATTGCAGTATCAGTCTCTGGGTGAAGTTGAGCCAATCCCAACTTCCAGCTGCAGTACACATACTCCAGTCACTTTGAGCTCGGGCACACCAGGGGGCGCTGTTCTCTCAGGAAGCCACAGCCAGGGATCTGGGATATCAGGATCTGAAGACAGCCTATTGAAGAAACCTAAAAAAGAGCGAAAAGACAAAGGAAGGGAAGAAC TTATAAAGAAGATTTGCAAGAAGAGGAAAGTCACAGAGGGAGGAGTTCGCAAACTTGTGCAGCCAATCACTCTAGACTCGTCCGGCAGGCCGGTTTTTCCCATTGTGCTTGGGGGACTCACTGTTTACAGTCTGGGGGAG ATCATCACAGACAGGTCTCTGTTTCACGATGAGACTGCTATTTATCCTGTGGGCTTCTGTAGCACCAGAGTTTTCGCAAGTATGAAGAATCCTGATCAGAAGTGCCTGTACACCTGCCAAATCAAAGACGGTGGCCAAGGACCGCAG TTTGAGATTGTGCCAGAGGATGACCCACAGAATGCAATAGTGGCTTCATCAGCCCAAACCTGCCACGCAAACCTGCTGAAAGCCATTGTTGCCCGAAG aGGCAAACCAATGGCAAACATTGTGCCATCCGGAGCAGATTTTTTTGGTTTCTCTCACCCCACCATGCAGAACTTAATACAGAGCTGTCCTGGGGCTCGCAAATGCAACAA TTATCAGTGGGTACGTTTTGAGGTATGTCGGCCTGGAGATGGACAGGTGGCACACGGCCTGTCAGAAGATGATGCATCTGTGAACTTTGAATCCTTCCAGCGATTGCAAAGCTGCGAGGAGAGCCTGACCAATCAGAACCTCACACCAGAACAGAACAGTACAG
- the tbrg1 gene encoding transforming growth factor beta regulator 1 isoform X1, translated as MDSLNFESEMEADGQGSYSLFPALDNMSSLTGATESLDAETPNEVTDKPNLTWLDAAQIVLEEAGRPMHIKEIKQRIIDRGLVQSNAKSSLEAVMYRETQKGSRRFKRIESRNGVFALLTDAERQQALQSFSAQPTFSSSGSGSSLGPLPSPTSHTEPKPKVRKGPRKNQNEKYRLKYIRLRKAARAMIFENAALYDEIAHLEEKFVRAKEERRFLLKSLLQYQSLGEVEPIPTSSCSTHTPVTLSSGTPGGAVLSGSHSQGSGISGSEDSLLKKPKKERKDKGREELIKKICKKRKVTEGGVRKLVQPITLDSSGRPVFPIVLGGLTVYSLGEIITDRSLFHDETAIYPVGFCSTRVFASMKNPDQKCLYTCQIKDGGQGPQFEIVPEDDPQNAIVASSAQTCHANLLKAIVARRGKPMANIVPSGADFFGFSHPTMQNLIQSCPGARKCNNYQWVRFEVCRPGDGQVAHGLSEDDASVNFESFQRLQSCEESLTNQNLTPEQNSTVRTQQPNTSSHLLSSTVLQTNAVTALSNT; from the exons ATGGATTCACTAAACTTTGAGTCAGAGATGGAGGCAGATGGGCAGGGCAGTTATTCTCTGTTTCCAGCCCTGGACAATATGAGCAGCCTTACGGGGGCAACCGAGAGTCTGGACGC tgAAACCCCCAATGAGGTTACAGACAAACCAAATCTTACATGGCTCGACGCTGCCCAG ATTGTTCTGGAAGAGGCTGGACGCCCCATGCACATCAAGGAGATCAAACAGCGTATCATTGATCGTGGATTGGTGCAGTCCAA TGCAAAGTCGAGTCTTGAGGCAGTCATGTACCGAGAG ACACAGAAAGGGAGTCGACGCTTCAAGAGGATTGAGAGCAGAAATGGAGTTTTTGCCCTGTTG ACAGATGCAGAAAGACAGCAGGCACTGCAGTCATTCTCTGCCCAGCCGACCTTCTCAAGTTCGGGGTCTGGCTCGTCCCTTGGTCCCCTACCTTCTCCTACCAGTCACACTGAGCCGAAGCCTAAGGTCAGGAAAGGTCCTCGCAAGAACCAAAATGAGAAATACAGACTGAAATACATCCGTCTGCGCAAAGCTGCCCGTGCCATGATATTC GAAAATGCAGCACTATATGATGAAATTGCTCACCTGGAAGAGAAGTTTGTGCGGGCGAAAGAGGAAAGAAG ATTCTTGCTGAAGTCTTTATTGCAGTATCAGTCTCTGGGTGAAGTTGAGCCAATCCCAACTTCCAGCTGCAGTACACATACTCCAGTCACTTTGAGCTCGGGCACACCAGGGGGCGCTGTTCTCTCAGGAAGCCACAGCCAGGGATCTGGGATATCAGGATCTGAAGACAGCCTATTGAAGAAACCTAAAAAAGAGCGAAAAGACAAAGGAAGGGAAGAAC TTATAAAGAAGATTTGCAAGAAGAGGAAAGTCACAGAGGGAGGAGTTCGCAAACTTGTGCAGCCAATCACTCTAGACTCGTCCGGCAGGCCGGTTTTTCCCATTGTGCTTGGGGGACTCACTGTTTACAGTCTGGGGGAG ATCATCACAGACAGGTCTCTGTTTCACGATGAGACTGCTATTTATCCTGTGGGCTTCTGTAGCACCAGAGTTTTCGCAAGTATGAAGAATCCTGATCAGAAGTGCCTGTACACCTGCCAAATCAAAGACGGTGGCCAAGGACCGCAG TTTGAGATTGTGCCAGAGGATGACCCACAGAATGCAATAGTGGCTTCATCAGCCCAAACCTGCCACGCAAACCTGCTGAAAGCCATTGTTGCCCGAAG aGGCAAACCAATGGCAAACATTGTGCCATCCGGAGCAGATTTTTTTGGTTTCTCTCACCCCACCATGCAGAACTTAATACAGAGCTGTCCTGGGGCTCGCAAATGCAACAA TTATCAGTGGGTACGTTTTGAGGTATGTCGGCCTGGAGATGGACAGGTGGCACACGGCCTGTCAGAAGATGATGCATCTGTGAACTTTGAATCCTTCCAGCGATTGCAAAGCTGCGAGGAGAGCCTGACCAATCAGAACCTCACACCAGAACAGAACAGTACAG